A window from Cryptomeria japonica chromosome 1, Sugi_1.0, whole genome shotgun sequence encodes these proteins:
- the LOC131041996 gene encoding dehydration-responsive element-binding protein 2D yields MPGKGGPENGLYNYKGVRQRKWGKWVAEIGEPNNGRRLWLGTFKTADEAALAYDQAAQIMYGSSASFNNPQPQADTNVSDSEPSEEQSPSFKSTHCDLHAAHDELLSIDIDEMFKIFEDYGEGDEMFKIF; encoded by the coding sequence ATGCCGGGCAAAGGAGGGCCTGAAAATGGGCTGTACAATTACAAAGGCGTTAGGCAGCGCAAATGGGGGAAATGGGTGGCCGAAATCGGCGAGCCCAACAATGGAAGGCGCCTCTGGCTCGGCACCTTCAAAACCGCCGATGAGGCCGCTCTTGCATATGATCAAGCCGCTCAAATCATGTACGGCTCTTCTGCCTCCTTCAATAATCCTCAACCTCAAGCTGATACCAATGTGAGTGATTCAGAGCCAAGTGAAGAGCAGTCTCCCAGTTTTAAAAGCACCCATTGCGATCTGCATGCTGCTCATGACGAGCTGCTGAGCATAGATATAGATGAGATGTTCAAGATCTTTGAGGATTATGGAGAAGGAGATGAGATGTTCAAGATCTTTTAG
- the LOC131041974 gene encoding putative dehydration-responsive element-binding protein 2H, which translates to MVKAAKGQKQKTVHQILEQWQRLKPFERKERRRKSRKGKSVRKGCKPRKGGPENGLFNYKGVRQRKWGKWVAEIREPNDGKRLWLGSFNTADEAALAYDQAAQIMYGSSASLNNPPPQPQADTNVSDSKPSEELSLNLESTHCDLDAAHDELLSIDIDEVFNIFENDGGGDENFSFETPSDIASCSSSEASSP; encoded by the coding sequence ATGGTGAAGGCTGCGAAAGGGCAGAAGCAAAAGACAGTTCATCAGATCCTAGAGCAATGGCAGCGGTTGAAGCCATTCGAGcgaaaggagagaagaagaaaatctaGGAAGGGCAAGAGCGTGAGAAAAGGGTGTAAGCCGCGCAAAGGAGGGCCTGAAAATGGGCTGTTCAATTACAAAGGCGTGAGGCAGCGCAAATGGGGAAAATGGGTGGCCGAAATCAGAGAGCCGAACGATGGAAAGCGCCTCTGGCTCGGCAGCTTCAATACCGCTGATGAGGCCGCTCTGGCATATGACCAAGCCGCTCAAATCATGTATGGCTCTTCTGCAAGCCTCAATAATCCTCCTCCTCAACCTCAAGCTGATACCAATGTGAGTGATTCAAAGCCAAGTGAAGAGCTGTCCCTCAATCTTGAAAGCACCCATTGCGATCTGGATGCTGCCCATGACGAGCTGCTGAGCATAGATATAGATGAGGTGTTCAACATCTTTGAGaatgatggaggaggagatgagaatTTTTCTTTTGAAACGCCGAGTGATATAGCGTCGTGCAGCTCTTCTGAAGCCTCTTCGCCATAG